The window CCAAGTTAGATAGGACATCTAACTTGGCTTTGTGTTGTGTTTTATTGATTTTCGTCGGTATAAGTTTTAGTCTTTCCATCTTCATACTCGATTTTTAAATCAAACTTTGTGTACTCATCTACTTCGAATGCCGACGCTACTCTTTGGATTACTTCTTCATCACTCATATCCTTCATGGGCTGCAGTTCTACGAAAATTGGTTGAAGAAGTGCATAGGCAGCATCACCTTTTAAACTAGAGGCGGCATGCATATTAATATATACTGCTTCCTCTGTTTCGACATTGTACTGAGCCACTACAGAATCCGTGTTATCGGATGTATCGATGTGCAGGTCGAAGTTGGTGAATCCATATTCATTTTCGGGATTCTCATCTGTGAATGTCTCATCTACTGTATTATCCTCTTCTGGGTTTACGACAGTACCGTTGGGCACATTTTCTTCTGGTTCGTCATTATTGTTGCCACCGCATGCTCCTAGAATTAGTGCAGAAGTTAATAATGTAGAGCTGAGTATTTTATATTTTGTAGTTTTCATGTTGTTTACTCCTTTCGAGGCGTTAAAACCTTTAGTATATTAATAACCTAAAACATTCTTGATTAAACAAGCGTGTTTGGTTTAGTATATATTTACAATAGTCAGAATCAATAAAAGCTGTTTGTGAAAAGAGGATTAGGTTTAGGGAAGTGTGGGTAAAAGAGTGTTAAGGTTATCATAAATAGGAGGATGATTGAATGGTGAATTATACGGAAATTACGTCTGTGGATCAGTGGAAGGAAGTTTTGAAGCAGTCAAGTGAAAAACCAGTAGTGGTGTTCAAACATAGTACAACCTGTCCAGTAAGTGCTCATGCGTACGGAGAATTCAGTGCGTTTGAAAAACCGATGGATTGTTATTTGGTGAAGGTTATAGAGCACCGTCCTGTATCCAATGAAATATCAATTGACCTTGGAATTCAACATGAATCTCCTCAAGCATTTTTAATAGTGAATGGGAAAGCTAAGTGGAATGCATCGCACTGGAAAATTACAAAAAAGGAGTTAGATAAGGTAACAGCATCTTTATAAAGAATGGGGATTGGAGCGAAGGAATGGAACCTATACAAAAAGTAAGTGATTATTTAGTGAATAATGCAGAGGCGATTATACGGGATATTACGGATACAGCACTGGACAATTTGAGTATTAACTTAACGCAGGAAGAGCTTGAACATGCCATTCAAAAAAATGTACAGTTTTTGGTATTGCTGGCTGAATCCCTACAAGATTCTAAAGAGTCAGCAGAGGAAGTGCTGAAGGAGTGGAGTAAACAGAACGGTGAAGAAGAAGCGAGGGTGTTTCGTCAATTTTCTACTGTTATTAAGCCATATGCAGTTAATAGATTGTTATTTTTACAAAAAATATCTCAAATATCGATCGAGCATGAGTTATCGACAGAGGATGTTGTGAAAGTAAATAATAGATTCTGTTATTTAATGGATATAAGTATGTCAGAAACTATTCAAGCTTATGAAATTTATCGAGATAAATTAATGAAGGATCATCAACGAGAAATAAATGAGTTATCCGCACCGATTGTCCCTATTCAAGACGGTGTAGCAGTTTTACCGTTAATAGGTGCAATTGATTATACTCGTGTGCAGCATTTGTTAAATTATGTAGTCCCTACCATACCAAGTTTAAAGGTTGACCATCTGATTATTGACTTCAGCGGAATTTTAGCAATTGATACGGAAATAGCTCAGCATATATTCACAATTCACAATGTGCTTGGATTATTAGGTATTCATGTTTTATTCTCTGGTATTCGCCCTAATTTATCGATGACAGTGGTAAAAGCAGGAATTGACTTTACTTCTTTTAATACATATGGAAGTGTTAAACAGGCCATTGACAGTTTAAAATCATAGAATTTAGTTAATCCAATCCTCTAGTTGAGGCGTTGGATTTTTTTTGTATTCCTGTTTAATTTTACTACATGGAGGGTAACTAAATTATGTGAACAACATGAATAAAGTTGAATAGAAGGAGGAGAGAGCATGCTAGATCGCTATTATTGGAATGATACATTATCTTATTTACCCGAGTTAATCGTTGCAATACTTGTACTTGTAATTGGATTTATCGTTGCGAAAGTATTGGAAAACGCTACCCACAAGTTATTGAGGAAGTTTCGGGTGAATGAACGATTAGGAAACACGAAGTCCAAATGGACCGTAGAGAAGATTATTAGTAAGGTTGTATTTGTTATTATTTTGATTTTGGCACTAGTTCTATTCTTTAATATTTTGAATTTGAATACGATGGCAACACCATTTGTTTCGATGTATTCGGGATTAACTGGAGCTTTCCTGAACGTATTGAAAGCCGCTTTAATATTATTATTTGCATGGGTTTTAGCTACGGCTGTGAAAAAAGGTATTCAAATAGCTGGTTCGAAGCTCAATTTAAATAAATACTCAGAGAAGGCAGGATTCGACGCAAAACCAGAACACCAAGCTAAGTGGACAGATAATGCAGCGAAAGTTGCTTACTATTTAATATTCCTTTTGTTCATTCCAGCAGTGTTGAATGCATTAGGAATTGACGGATTAAGTGGACCATTTGAAGGAATGCTCGCAAGCTTCTTTAGCTTTATACCGAAGTTAATCTCAGCGGCAATCGTATTTGCGATTGGTTGGTTTGCTGCGAAACTAGTTCGTAATTTACTAGAGAAGTTATTACAATCAGCAGGAGTGGACCGTTTAGCAGATAAATGGAAACTATCTTCTTTTGTTGAGGGTACTAGTTTATCAAAAATTGTAGGAATCATTGCATTTATATTAATCATGATTCCAGTATCGATTACAGCACTAGAAATTTTAGATTTAGAGGGTATTTCAGGACCGGCAATAGCAATGTTAAATGATGTTATGACTATGTTGCCGAAGATTTTCGTAGCAATTGTACTAGTGTTAGTGGGCATTATTGCTGCTAAATGGGTTAAGGATGTTGTTGTCTCTTTGCTAGAAAAATTAGGTGTGAATTCAATATTTGGAAAAATGGGATTCAAATCTGCTAGTGGAGCAGCTCCATCGTTTGCAACTTTAATAGGGACGATTGTTCAAGTTGTTATTATCTTGTTATTCGTAGTGGAAGCACTTCAATTATTAGAGCTAGACTTTATGGTAACGTTGGCGACAGGTATCTTTGCTTACTTGCCATCAGTAATTGCAGCGATTATCATTCTAGCAGTAGGATTCTGGTTAGCTAATTTAGTAGAAAAAGTGGTTGGAAACGTGATGACGCATTCATCAGGTACACCACATTTCCTTCGTTATGTAGCGAAATATGCTATTTTAGCATTTGCATTTTTCATGGCATTAGATCAATTAGGTATTGCTGCTTCTATTATAAATGCGGCATTCATCCTTATCTTGGGTGGGGTAGCATTGGCGTTCGGACTTGCATTTGGACTTGGAGGCCGTGAGCATGCTGCAAAATATTTGACGAAGATGGAAAAAAGCTTAGATGACGCAGAAGTATCAAAAGAAAAATATCAACAGGAAAAAGAGTCAATGAAAGAATCATTTAAAGAGAACTTTCAAGATCCTAAAAAAGCAGAACAAAGCTTAAAAGGAACAAGCCCTCACATGGACGAGGTGAGCCCAATTCAGGAAGCTGATGTAAATGAAGTAAATCCTGCCCATGAGGAAGATTCACTGAGCACGGGCTATAATATCCCATCGACGGATGATCTTCACCCGTTTGAAGACTTACCATCAATGGACGAAAGAAAAGATGAACAATAAAAAAGGCTCCAGCGAGAAATAACCTCGCTGGAGTTTTTTTGAGGGGGAGAGCTCGCTGTAATCGACCGATTATCTATCTTATTCGACCGATTCTCCATGATTTTCAACCGATAAAATGACATATTCATCCGATTCTAAGTAGTTAACGACCGATTTTTAGCTTATTCGACCGATTCTAATTTTTGTCAAACATTCGATCTTTCATCCCATTTATTTAGTTATGATTTCTCTAGTAATTATGTATAATATCATTAAAGTGTAAATATTCTTTTACTTCTGAATATTCTGCGCTCCAAAGTGAAAAAGGGGGAATAGAATGTTAGTATCAGAGAGATTGGCATATTTAGCAAAGGAACAACCAACGAAAATTATTACTTCTTTTAAAGGTAGGGAGACAAGCTACGAAGAATTATTCGAGCAGGCTAAACGACTTGCCGGATATTATCAATCGAAGGGGTATAAGCAAGAAGATATTATAGCAGTATATTTGATAAACTCGGATTACTTTTTGACATGTTATTATGCCTGTCAGCTGGGTGGATTTACTATCCTACCGATTAATACAAAGTTAACTGCAGCAGAAGTTAATTATATATTTACCCATTCAGAGGCAAAGACTTTAATATATGATGCTCGTTTACAATCGATATTAGACGATATTCCAGAAACAATGAACAGTTTCAAAGATATTTTGTATGTAGGAGAAGAAGATACGCTACAAACCGTATTAAATGATGAAAGTTTGTGCTTTAAAGAAGTAAAGGTGGATGAAAATATAACGACAGTTATATTTTATACATCTGGTACGACGGGTAAGTCAAAAGGAGTTATGCTATCAGCAGCAAATGTTCGAGCAACGGCAAAACTTTATGGTGAGGCTCTTGAACTAAATTCAGATGATCGCATGCAAATTGTAGCTCCCCTTTTTCATTGTGCAGCAAGTCATGTATTTAGTATTCCAGTTATTTATGCTGGTGGAACTGTCGTTATTGAAGAAGGATTTTCTCCAGAACAAACGATGCAAACATTGGAACAAGAAAAAATCACCGTATTCTTTGGTGTACCAGCAATGTATAGTATTTTATTGAATAGCTCTAAAATGGAAACGCTCGACTTATCTAATTTAAGATTATTTACTTATGGTGCATCACCTATGCCATTTGAGTTAATCCGTAAAATAAAAGCAATGTTCCCGGAAGTGAAAGTCCAGAATATATATGGCCAAACAGAAAACTCCCCAGCGGCAACAACGTTAAAGGATCATTATGCGCTTGATAAAGTAGGTTCTGTAGGCGAACCGGTTCCAGGAACACAGGTTCAAGTTGTCGATGAGCAGGGAAAACCTCTTCTTCCTGGTCAAGTCGGAGAAATTGTCATAAAGGGTCCGCAGTTAATGAAGGGATATTTGAAAAATGATGAAGCTACGAAACAGGCGATTAGAAATGGTTGGTTATATAGTGGCGACTTGGGACGAATGGATGAGGATGGACTGTTATATATTGTAGATCGAAAAAAAGACATGATAAATCGCGGCGGGGAAAATGTATTCCCAGTAGAAGTGGAAGAAGTTCTTTATGAAATACCACAAGTACTTGAAGCAGCAGTAATTGGTATTCCCCACGAGATATATGGAGAGGTCCCAAAAGCGTATCTTGTACTGAAGGAAGGCAAGGAACTAAAAGAAGAAGATGTTATGACGATATGCTCAAAAAAATTGGCAAAATATAAGCTGCCAGTAGAAGTGGAATTCATCGATAGTTTACCACGCAATGCAAGTGGTAAAGTGCTAAAGACTATACTGCGCAATTAAATTGGATAAATTAGCATTCTATTTTAGTCATTTGAATAGAATGCTTTTTATATTGTCTAAAGCCGAGAAATGGATCAACTTAAATAATATTTATTCGAAAAATTAATTTTGAGTAATTGTGTCAATTTCATTAAAAATTCGAATGTTTATGTGATATCACAATTTTTATTTATTATTTAAAAAGTCGATAATGTTAATTGGAGTGAAAAGCGTCGGCATGAAGAAGAAATCAAAGTTGTTCGACTTTCATGAAATTAATTCAATTCAATTCAATAAGACTAAAAGAATTTCAATTGGTTAGTAATGGAAAAAATCGTAGTTTTGAGTATCTTTATATCGAAGTATTTTTGTTGCTTAATATTGAAAAAATGAGTAAAAAGTAATCAATAAATTTTTATTTGGTATTTTTGCGCTTAAATATTCTATTTTTGTCCAAAATTAAAAACAAAAAAATGTTATATAAATTTAGTAGTTAGTTTACGTGACAAAAGTCTATGAGTTTATAGGGCTACTAAATTTTTTGTGTTTTTGTAGGAATTTTGACTATAAGAATATGTAGTGGTATCTATTATATTAAAGGAAAACTTTACTAACACTTCTACCATATTATGTGATTTATAAATTTTCAAAAAAAATTGTAAATTTATTTAAAAGTAGGTTTATAAACAAGTAGGTAGAGGGTATCGGGTATTAGTTGAACTTTGAATTACTCTATTATATCAATCTAGGAAGTATCTGTGAGGGCTTTTTGAAAGCACAACGCAGTTATTTTATAAATGCCACAAAATTTCAAGATAAGGGAGATGTATGGAATGTCAGGAATTATTCGCGTAACACCAGCTGAGTTAGATGCTATGGCTTCTCGCTACAACCATGAATCAGGGGAGGTTGCTTCTCAAATTGGTCGCCTAGATGGCATGATCGGTGAATTGCAGTCAATGTGGGAAGGTTCTTCTAGTGCTGCCTTCGCTGAGCAATATGAGAGACTTAAACCTCATTTCAATGAAATGCGTGAGTTATTAAGTGAAGTAGGTATTCAATTAAGCCGTGCTGGTCAAGCGTTGCAAGATGCAGACCAACAAGTTGCTAGTCAAATTCGCGGATAATTAATAGTTCCGCATGTCAAAATAGTAGAGCGTCATTCCCACTCAGGAAGGCGCTTTTTCCTTAATTGGGGTGAGAGAATGTATATAGAAATTACAGTAGATCTTTCTAAATACGATGGAAAAGTCTTAGATCTAAGACTTTCTGATTACTATACAATGAAAAAAATGATTGATATCGCCTGGCAGGCCAATTCTATTTCCAAAACTCCACGCGAAGGCCATTGGGTACGCGTAGTGAATAAAGATAAAATATTCCCAGGACATTTGACGTTAGCCCATTGCGGGATAACGACTGGTGACCGAATTGAAATTATTTGAAGGAGCTACAAAGATGGCCAAACGTTCACATACATACTTAAAAAACCGAATAGGTGCAGAAATAAATGAAGAACCGCTTAAAACTACTTTTGTCTTTCAAAAAGAGAGAGTAGGATTCAAGCGAACCGAAGAAATTATTTTTCTAAAGGAAGTTAATCCAAAAATAAAAAAAGACATAGTAATAACCGATGACGAGCTAATTATTCAAGCAGATATCCCAGCGTCCTTTAAGCGTTTTGATGTCATTCAATCAGAGGATGAAAAATCTCGTTGGATGTTTGCTTACCAACTGGTGGAAAAGGTTTATTCGCATCCATATCCTCGCTTAAATTTAATCGTGTCCCCGGAAAACATTGTGTATAGCCGAGGGATGGATCCTATTTTTCTTTATTATGGAGTGTTAGGGAGTTTACCGCCATTTGAAACAAATGATGAGCGCGTCTGGTTAGAAACAAAAGCCGTAGTTGCAGCAGCAATAGACGGCTCTTTCACATTTGAAGAGTATTTAAAGTATTCTGAGATTCTTGAACTAAAAGAAATGGGCGCTACCATTATGTCCATGAAAGAAAGTGACTCTTTACTGGACTTCATAAGTCAGCAAATGGAGCAACTAGAAGTAAAAGAACTAGAAAATGTGAAGCTCCCTCGAAAAAAGTGGAAAGTTACCAAATGGCTATCGATTGGGCTAGCTGTACTTATCATTCCAGCAATTATATTTACAATCATATATTTTGTACATGAAAAGCCAAAAACGAAAAGCTTTATAGATAGTCAAGCATCCTTCCTCGGTCAAAACTACAGCCAAGTAGTAACAACTTTAAGCCCTTATAGCGTTAAGTCCATGCCATATATTGTTCTTTACGAACTTGCGTACTCATCTGTTACCAACGAACGCTTGGATGAAGAGCAAAAAGAAAATGTGCTTTCTAATATTACATTGCAAACCGATGCAGATTATTTAAGATATTGGATTTATCTCGGTCGTGGAGAGGCGGAAAATGCTGTAGATATTGCAAGAGCAATGGAAGATGGCGAATTAATCACCTATGCTTTGTTGAAGTTAAGAGAAGAAGTGAAGGCAGATAGAGATTTAACTGGTGAAGAAATGCAAGAACAGCTAAATGAAATTGATCAAGAAGTAGAGGAATACGAAAAGTTAATGGAAGAAATGGAAGAAAAAGAACGACAAGAACAGGAAGAACAAGAGCAGCAAGAACTAGAAAAAGAACAACAGGAACAGCAAGAACTGGAACAAAAACAAAAAGAACAGCAAGAACTAGAACAAAAACAAAAAGAACAACAAGAGCTAGAAAAGAAGCAAAAGGAACAACAAGAAAAACAGCAGCAAGCAGATCAAACAAATCAAACAGATCAAACAGATCAAACAGATCAAACAGATCAAACAGATCAAACAAAGTAACACCAAACAAAGTAAGAAATTATGGATAGTTAAAATTCTAAAGTAGTTGAAAGAAGGTGTGGCTATTGCAACAACTATGGTTGTTTTACGACGAAAATTATCAGCGGATAACTCTACCAGAAAGTGACTTTACATCTTTAACTATTGGTCCTGCCATAGAACATGATATTACGATACAGACATTTCCTTTTGGGAATGGTCCTTTTACATTAAAAAAGGAGGATAATGTGCTCGTTGTTTATAGTGGAGACAAATCTTTTGGAAGGATCACAGACGATGAGGGTCTTACGATTGAACAAAAAGAAAAAGTGCTTCATTTATATACTTCGTCTACTCCAATAACTTCTAAAACTTACTTTATAGACTTTGACAATGAAGTTTCGTTTGATACCCAATTAGAAATCGCGACATTTCAAAGACTGAAAACAAGTTTTCCAAGAGTAGAGTCTGGACATTTCTCCCTAAATAAAATAAACGATGGATGGATTATAAAGAAAGACTTTGGCTGTCCTTTATATGTAAACGGTAAGTTAGTGGAATCTAACACGGTTCTTGCTGATGGAGATATACTTCAGTGGGCATTCATGGAAATGAAATTACTCCAAAAAGACCTACTAGAGGTAACTGCATCGATTCCTTATGAGACGAAATTATCTATTATAGATGTTCCTGAGTCGGAAATTCTGCAGATGTATCCTGATTATCGTCGTACACCAAGAATGATTTATGACCTTCCAGATGACAAAATTTCATTAACATTTCCGACACAGGAAACAGATGATTCCGGAAGAGGATTATGGCTCATTATAGCTCCACCACTTGTGATGCTCGTTGTTATGGCACTTGTAGCAATTTTTATACCAAGAGGAATTTTCGTAATTATTTCAATTACAATGTTTTTAACAGTACTAGTTACCTCTACTGTTCAGTATTTCCGTGACAAAAAGAAGCATAAGCAGAATGCGGAGAAAAGGCGCCGGGTGTATAAAGCATATTTAGAGAACATGAGAGAGGAGCTTTATGAGCTTGCCGAGAAACAAAAGAAAGTGTTGAACTATCATTTCCCTAGTTTTGAAGAAATGAAACAAATGACCAATGATTTATCCAGTAGAATTTGGGAAAGATCACTTGAGAGCCATGACTTTTTAGAGTTCAGATTAGGAACTGGAAGTGTAAAAGCTAGCTATGATATTAAACTATCCTCTGGTGATTTAGCTAATAGAGAAATAGATGATTTGCTCGAACAAGCACAGCGAATGGAACAGGTTTACAAAGAGATTCCTTCTGCGCCAATTACAACGAAATTATCCGAAGGTATTTTAGGTTTAACTGGCAAAGAATCGGTTATTAAGCGTGAACTTCAGCAAATAATTGGTCAGTTGGCATTTTCTCAAAGTTACCATGATACAAGATTTATATATATTTTCAATCATGAGGAATATGCCGATGTAGAGTGGATGAAATGGCTACCCCATTTTAAGCTGCCGCATATGCATGCTAGAGGTTTGATACATAACGAGGAAACAAGAGATCAATTATTGTCTTCGTTATATGAAATTATTCGCGAGAGAGATATAGATGATCAGAAGGGTAAAACAATATTTGCCCCACATTTAGTTTTCTTCGTTTCGGATTACTCATTGCTTGCAGAGCATGTCATCTTGGAATACTTAGAAAGTAAACATACAAAAGACCTTGGAATATCGGTTATTTTCGCGGAATCTGCTCAAGAACGAATGACTGAGAATGTGCACACACTTATTCGATACGTAAACGAACGCGAAGGGGATATCCTCATTGAGGCAGGCAAGGCGGTAGATATTGCATTCAATTTAGACGAATTTGATGCTACGACCAACGAACGATTTACACGAATGCTTCGAACTTTGAACCATCAAATAGGCATAAAAAACTCTATACCTAACTCGGTTAGTTTTCTAGAGATGTTCGGCGTTAAGGATATTGAGGATGTTCCAATAGCTCGAAATTGGGCATTGAACGAGTCAGCTAAATCACTTGCTGTTCCGATTGGTTTTAAAGGAAAAAATGAACTTGTTGCATTAAATTTGCATGAGAAGGCGCACGGTCCTCATGGTTTATTAGCAGGTACAACGGGTTCGGGTAAAAGTGAATTTTTACAGACGTATATATTATCACTTGCAGTTCATTATCATCCACATGAAGTAGCTTTCTTATTGATAGACTACAAAGGTGGAGGAATGGCACAGCCTTTCAAGCATATCCCGCATTTATTGGGAACAATTACGAATATTGAAGGCAGTAAAAACTTTAGTATGCGGGCACTTGCTTCTATAAATAGTGAGCTTAAACGAAGGCAGCGACTGTTTGATCAGTACATCGTTACGCATATTGATGATTACACGACACTATATAAAGAAGGAAGAGCGAGGGAACCACTTCCTCATTTATTCCTCATTTCCGATGAATTTGCAGAGTTAAAACGAGAAGAACCTGAATTTATCCGAGAGCTTGTGAGTACAGCTCGCATTGGACGAAGTTTAGGAGTTCATCTTATTTTAGCTACTCAAAAGCCCGGAGGAGTTATAGACGAACAAATTTGGAGTAATGCAAGATTCCGAGTTGCATTAAAGGTACAGGATGCATCGGATAGTAAAGAAATCCTGAAAAACGGAGATGCCGCTTCTATCACCGTAACTGGTCGCGGTTATCTGCAAGTTGGAAATAATGAAGTGTATGAGCTATTCCAATCTGCATGGAGCGGGGCCCCTTACAAGGAAGAAGTGCTAGAGGGAGAAGATGACGTGGCAATTGTCACAGATCTCGGCTTGTACCCACTTTCTGGTATAGCAACAAATGTGAAAAAGAAATCTAGAGGAATGACAGAAATGGAAGCAGTGACAGCGAAAATTGCGGAGACAACTGCTGATTTGAATATCAAAAAGGTGGCTAGTCCTTGGTTAGAGCCATTAGGATTCCGTCTTGAAAAGCAATTAGATGTATCTACTAGTCAATCTGGTTTTCCTATAGGAATGATTGACGAACCTGATAAACAAAGCCAGACACCAATTGCTTATAACTGGACCAAGGATGGAAATCTTGGAGTGTTTGGTTCCTCAGGCTATGGAAAATCCTATACATTACTTACTACAATATTGGGACTTGCGGAAAACCTATCTCCAGAAGAAGCGAACTTTTACTTGCTCGATTATGGAAATGGATCACTGCTACCACTTAGACAGCTCCCGCATACCGCGGATTATTTCACGATTGATGAAGAACTGAAAAGAGATAAACTAGTTAAGCTTATAAAAGAAGAGATTGCTAAGCGAAAAATTGCCTTCCAGCAATCAGAGGTTAGTAACATCCATATGTACAATAAGCTATCAACTTCGTCGTTACCTCTTCTGTATATTGTTGTAGATAATTATGATATTGTCCGTGAAGAAATGGAAGAGTTAGAGGCTCAACTAATTCAATTTGGTCGAGATGGTCAATCACTTGGAATT is drawn from Psychrobacillus sp. INOP01 and contains these coding sequences:
- a CDS encoding STAS domain-containing protein, which translates into the protein MEPIQKVSDYLVNNAEAIIRDITDTALDNLSINLTQEELEHAIQKNVQFLVLLAESLQDSKESAEEVLKEWSKQNGEEEARVFRQFSTVIKPYAVNRLLFLQKISQISIEHELSTEDVVKVNNRFCYLMDISMSETIQAYEIYRDKLMKDHQREINELSAPIVPIQDGVAVLPLIGAIDYTRVQHLLNYVVPTIPSLKVDHLIIDFSGILAIDTEIAQHIFTIHNVLGLLGIHVLFSGIRPNLSMTVVKAGIDFTSFNTYGSVKQAIDSLKS
- a CDS encoding EsaB/YukD family protein, with protein sequence MYIEITVDLSKYDGKVLDLRLSDYYTMKKMIDIAWQANSISKTPREGHWVRVVNKDKIFPGHLTLAHCGITTGDRIEII
- a CDS encoding mechanosensitive ion channel, translating into MLDRYYWNDTLSYLPELIVAILVLVIGFIVAKVLENATHKLLRKFRVNERLGNTKSKWTVEKIISKVVFVIILILALVLFFNILNLNTMATPFVSMYSGLTGAFLNVLKAALILLFAWVLATAVKKGIQIAGSKLNLNKYSEKAGFDAKPEHQAKWTDNAAKVAYYLIFLLFIPAVLNALGIDGLSGPFEGMLASFFSFIPKLISAAIVFAIGWFAAKLVRNLLEKLLQSAGVDRLADKWKLSSFVEGTSLSKIVGIIAFILIMIPVSITALEILDLEGISGPAIAMLNDVMTMLPKIFVAIVLVLVGIIAAKWVKDVVVSLLEKLGVNSIFGKMGFKSASGAAPSFATLIGTIVQVVIILLFVVEALQLLELDFMVTLATGIFAYLPSVIAAIIILAVGFWLANLVEKVVGNVMTHSSGTPHFLRYVAKYAILAFAFFMALDQLGIAASIINAAFILILGGVALAFGLAFGLGGREHAAKYLTKMEKSLDDAEVSKEKYQQEKESMKESFKENFQDPKKAEQSLKGTSPHMDEVSPIQEADVNEVNPAHEEDSLSTGYNIPSTDDLHPFEDLPSMDERKDEQ
- a CDS encoding YusW family protein — protein: MKTTKYKILSSTLLTSALILGACGGNNNDEPEENVPNGTVVNPEEDNTVDETFTDENPENEYGFTNFDLHIDTSDNTDSVVAQYNVETEEAVYINMHAASSLKGDAAYALLQPIFVELQPMKDMSDEEVIQRVASAFEVDEYTKFDLKIEYEDGKTKTYTDENQ
- a CDS encoding WXG100 family type VII secretion target; the protein is MSGIIRVTPAELDAMASRYNHESGEVASQIGRLDGMIGELQSMWEGSSSAAFAEQYERLKPHFNEMRELLSEVGIQLSRAGQALQDADQQVASQIRG
- a CDS encoding class I adenylate-forming enzyme family protein yields the protein MLVSERLAYLAKEQPTKIITSFKGRETSYEELFEQAKRLAGYYQSKGYKQEDIIAVYLINSDYFLTCYYACQLGGFTILPINTKLTAAEVNYIFTHSEAKTLIYDARLQSILDDIPETMNSFKDILYVGEEDTLQTVLNDESLCFKEVKVDENITTVIFYTSGTTGKSKGVMLSAANVRATAKLYGEALELNSDDRMQIVAPLFHCAASHVFSIPVIYAGGTVVIEEGFSPEQTMQTLEQEKITVFFGVPAMYSILLNSSKMETLDLSNLRLFTYGASPMPFELIRKIKAMFPEVKVQNIYGQTENSPAATTLKDHYALDKVGSVGEPVPGTQVQVVDEQGKPLLPGQVGEIVIKGPQLMKGYLKNDEATKQAIRNGWLYSGDLGRMDEDGLLYIVDRKKDMINRGGENVFPVEVEEVLYEIPQVLEAAVIGIPHEIYGEVPKAYLVLKEGKELKEEDVMTICSKKLAKYKLPVEVEFIDSLPRNASGKVLKTILRN
- the ytxJ gene encoding bacillithiol system redox-active protein YtxJ; this encodes MVNYTEITSVDQWKEVLKQSSEKPVVVFKHSTTCPVSAHAYGEFSAFEKPMDCYLVKVIEHRPVSNEISIDLGIQHESPQAFLIVNGKAKWNASHWKITKKELDKVTASL
- the essB gene encoding type VII secretion protein EssB yields the protein MAKRSHTYLKNRIGAEINEEPLKTTFVFQKERVGFKRTEEIIFLKEVNPKIKKDIVITDDELIIQADIPASFKRFDVIQSEDEKSRWMFAYQLVEKVYSHPYPRLNLIVSPENIVYSRGMDPIFLYYGVLGSLPPFETNDERVWLETKAVVAAAIDGSFTFEEYLKYSEILELKEMGATIMSMKESDSLLDFISQQMEQLEVKELENVKLPRKKWKVTKWLSIGLAVLIIPAIIFTIIYFVHEKPKTKSFIDSQASFLGQNYSQVVTTLSPYSVKSMPYIVLYELAYSSVTNERLDEEQKENVLSNITLQTDADYLRYWIYLGRGEAENAVDIARAMEDGELITYALLKLREEVKADRDLTGEEMQEQLNEIDQEVEEYEKLMEEMEEKERQEQEEQEQQELEKEQQEQQELEQKQKEQQELEQKQKEQQELEKKQKEQQEKQQQADQTNQTDQTDQTDQTDQTDQTK